One window of Gloeothece citriformis PCC 7424 genomic DNA carries:
- a CDS encoding glycosyltransferase family 2 protein → MEFYIEVIVYTLALLLFIPGFVLFLECSMAVVPLPSIPEQPDISSSIPPLNVLVPAHNEALVIAATLKSLIEEVPSPESIVVIADNCTDETATIAQKFGVKVIERTDPQNRGKGYALDFGLRFLSLNPPEVVIIVDADCNLEKGTIEQLARMAYERQKPVQATYIMEKPSNPKPQDIVSTLAFLIKNQVRSSGLARMGLPSLLVGTGMAFPWAVIEKVEWASGNLVEDMQLGIDLALAGYSPLFCPKAKVIGILPQQKQAATTQRTRWEHGHVQTLVTQVPRLLKAALVQKRFELLTLALEIGVPPLSLLVIILSLGLMVTAASGVLMGIWGPFWIVCLSGLLIFLAIGTGWFKFARKDIPATALLSIPLYLLWKIPLYIALLFNRETKWVRTEREPVISSEN, encoded by the coding sequence ATGGAATTCTATATTGAAGTTATTGTTTACACTCTGGCATTACTGCTTTTCATCCCTGGCTTCGTTTTGTTTTTAGAATGCAGTATGGCTGTTGTCCCCCTGCCTTCTATTCCTGAGCAACCGGATATTTCATCTTCAATTCCTCCATTAAACGTTTTAGTCCCTGCTCACAATGAAGCTTTGGTCATTGCTGCCACATTAAAATCTTTAATTGAGGAAGTTCCTTCTCCTGAGTCAATTGTTGTCATTGCTGACAATTGTACCGATGAGACAGCGACCATCGCCCAAAAATTCGGGGTTAAAGTGATTGAGAGAACAGACCCCCAAAACCGAGGTAAAGGATATGCTCTAGACTTTGGATTACGTTTTTTGAGCCTTAATCCTCCTGAAGTGGTGATTATTGTAGATGCTGACTGTAATCTGGAAAAAGGAACGATTGAACAATTGGCAAGGATGGCTTATGAACGCCAAAAACCTGTTCAAGCGACCTACATTATGGAAAAACCCTCTAATCCCAAACCCCAAGATATTGTGTCTACTTTGGCTTTTCTGATTAAAAATCAAGTCAGAAGCTCTGGATTAGCTCGAATGGGTTTACCCTCTTTGTTAGTAGGAACGGGTATGGCATTTCCTTGGGCTGTGATTGAAAAAGTTGAATGGGCTAGCGGTAATCTAGTCGAAGATATGCAATTAGGGATAGATTTAGCGTTGGCGGGTTACAGTCCTCTATTTTGCCCGAAAGCTAAAGTCATCGGTATTCTACCCCAACAAAAACAAGCAGCCACAACCCAAAGAACTCGATGGGAACATGGTCATGTTCAAACTCTAGTCACTCAAGTCCCCAGGCTTTTAAAGGCGGCTTTAGTTCAAAAGCGTTTTGAGTTATTGACTTTAGCCTTAGAAATTGGTGTTCCTCCTCTTTCTTTACTGGTGATCATTTTGAGTCTGGGTTTAATGGTTACGGCGGCTTCAGGAGTTTTAATGGGGATTTGGGGACCGTTTTGGATTGTCTGTCTGAGTGGGCTACTGATTTTTCTGGCTATAGGGACAGGTTGGTTTAAATTTGCTCGTAAGGACATTCCTGCAACCGCTTTGTTATCTATTCCTCTCTATTTACTCTGGAAAATCCCCCTTTATATCGCTTTATTGTTTAATCGTGAGACAAAATGGGTGAGAACTGAACGAGAACCGGTCATCTCATCAGAAAATTAA